ATCTAAATGCAGGATTCTTTGGTATGGTCATCAATTCATCCTTTCAGAATGAGGTCGGCAATGGGAAGTAGTAGGTGACAAGGTGGCCCTCAATTTGATGACACATTTATCAAAATCATATCAAGGAGGAGTTAAATGAGCATGATGCACATCTAGTAAAGGGAATTAACATCTATATATTGTAGTGGCTTATTACCTTGTTTGTGCACAAATTGATCTGGGATATTGTAAAAAGGAATATAGattaaagaaaaggaaatggcCATCACCGAATTGAATAAAAGCCAGTCAAGGAATGAAGCACAAGGAGAGCAGCAGCAGCTCAGCGAAGAATGCCAGGAGTTGCTGAATACTCTTCCTAAAGAACGAGGATGGAGGACACAGCATCTCTATCTTTTCCAAGGATTTTGGTGCCAACCAAAAGAGATTCAGGCCATAATGTCTGTCCAGAGAAACTTCATAGCTCAAGACAGCGATGTTGTGCTTGCCACCATACCCAAATCTGGCACCACTTGGTTAAAAGCAATTGCTTTTACCATTATGAATCGAAAGAATATTCCTGTCAAAAATGACCATCATCCGTTGCTCACCTCCAATCCGCATGAGCTCGTCCCTTTTCTTGAATATAAACTTTATGCGGACAACTGCATTCCAGATTTCTCGACGATTCCATGCCCGAGACTTTTGGCAACCCACATGCCCTTTTCTGCTTTGCCCCAGTCAGTCAAAGAATCTGGTTGTCGGGTGGTTTACCTTGCACGGAATCCATTTGACACATTTGTTTCCATATGGCATTTCATGGAGAAACTAAGACCGGAATCTTTTGGTTGCCTATCCTTTGAAGAAGCATTTGATATGTATTGCAGAGGAGTTGTCGGGTATGGTCCCTATTGGGACCATTTGCTGGGGTACTGGAATCAGAGCTTGGAAAGGACCCAAAAGGTGTTGTTTCTCAAGTATGAGGAAATGAAGGAAGATACTAATTCTCAGTTGAAGAAGTTGGCTGAGTTCTTAGGACTCCCTTTCTCAATTGAAGAGGAAAAAGGAGGAGTTGTTGATGAGATATCAAGGCTGTGTAGCTTCCAAACCCTGAAAGATATGGAAGTGAACAAAAATGGAAAAGGGGCTATCTTTGCTGATTCTGAAAACAAGGATTTGTTCAGGAAAGGTCAGGTGGGAGATTGGATCAATCATATGACCCCATCGATGGTTGACCAGCTACGCAATATTATGGACAAAAAACTGAGTGGCTCAAATCTATCATTTCAACTGCTCCAAGCACAAAGACAGAAAGTATTCGAGTGTGCATGTGATATTGGATCTCTTTGATCTGACAAGGAACGGAAGATATTGAagcatttgtgaattttctccAGAAGTCTAGGAACAAAAAACAGAATCTACGTGTGGTTATTTCCTTTTTAATTCTTCCCTTATTATCGTTAGTACATAGATTTCTAGCACCATTAAAAAGACACCGTAAGGTCTCAGACATGAAATTCTCTGAGCAAAAGAAAACTGAAACTTAATAGATTGGTGTCATTGTACTTGAAAGTCTGAAAGTCTTGTGAATTCCACTGAATAATCCATAAAGCagatgaaatgttatatgactTTCTATTAACTCTTGTTATGATACTTGAGGGAATCATAGAGGGTGCAATTAGGGCAACTGTCTAAATTTTACCTGGAACTGGATATCTAACAAATGCCACAACAAGCTAAGTCAAGGCAGTGCTCcatattttctactttctctccctttctctgtTCTTAAATCACAGTCAACCCGAAGAAAGGATTGCCACTTCCTACAAATATTTTAGAGAAATCAAACAAGTCACAGATGAATGCTCTGAGAATAATTGTACGTATAAAATACCAGGAGTATCCTGtcataaaaatgaataaatctTTAGCTACAACATCAGTGCTTACAAGATATATTCCTCATGCATAATTTCAGATATACTGGTATCCAGCTATGTATTTACCTATGgaccatttcttttataatCAAAGAGCTGATTGTCTCTATAATTCTATGATTACAACTTCAGTGCGTCCAACACAAGTTTCTTAGCGATTTTTCCTGTATTCGTAATATTTTCCTTGGATTCTAAAGCggaaaaaaactgaaaattttgttatttgttaTTACCAGATGTGATGCAATATTACCAGATCTGCTAAAATGACCTATCAATTACTAAAGTTAAAAGGCAAAGTTTAAGGCTGCATATTATTTGTTATTCTAAGAGCCACGACATTAGAAGATATTGGATTTGTAAACAATTGCTTGGGTCGTGCAAGAGTTACCTGGAAAGATCTTTCGAATGTTGGGTATGAAGTTCCAGCCATCTTGTCTTcaaaaaatttgttatttttaatCATGCTTCAAACTTTTTAGTTCCTCTCCATCTAATAAATCTTTTCCTAAAATTCAGTACAGTAGAAATAGATCAGATTTGCATAATTCAACTTTTCTAAAACTCTCTTCAGCTTCCCCACCAGAAAAAAGTTTGAACTTTGAAGGTTGAGGAGTGGCATTAGATCCAGAAAAAAGTTTGGTTCCTTCCCTGAAAAGCTggcttttgtttcttgttttttccttttcaattttCGCACAAGAAAAGGAAATCTTTTCACCTCAGTTCAGGGGAGAGTGACATAGCAGCTCTGTCAGATTCCCTAAAAGGAAATCCAGAAAGCCAAATCCATCAGGTTTTGGTGAAAGCAGAATGCATTGAACAGGTGGATTAATCCATTTGATCTCTGATGAGTGATGACAAGTTTAATCTTTTATACTTTCGGGAAGCAAATTGCAACAATTCCTCAGTGTCTTGTACAATAGCTTTAGCATGAAAAGCATAATAAACTGAAGCTGTGTCATTTGCTGCTGATTTCAAGTGTTTCAAGATCATTACATCATTCTCCACTAGTAGACACAGCAGAAAAATGTAGAATACTGCGGCCCCTCACAATAGGCTTCTATTGTTTTTCACATTTAAAATCATATGTGCTTGCCCATCAAAAGGCACTTCCAGAAGCAGCTCCATTTTAACAGCTTAAGCTGGTCAAGAAACTTAAGAAGCTCAATGTTTGGCCATATCTTCAATCATTGACTTGGCATGAAATGAGACAGAGAAAGAGTTACACTTCCTAGCCTTAGATTTACCATTCATTGAGATTGGTTTAGGAACATTATTGTTCCCCTAAGGTGTATATGTTTTGCAACAAAGATTCACAAAAGCCATGTAAATCATTGAGAGAATCAATAATATTCTCCACAAGGGACTCCAAATGGATATTTTGGCTTAGCAGCTCCAGAAGAACACCTCAACCTTGGAATCCCCATCTTTTCAAGCAACTTAACAGGAGCTGGATCAGCTTTCTTGTCTATGCCAGCTATTGTTTCGTCCACATGAGACCGCTAAGTGAAAAAACAAGCTCACCAGCACAAACATTATCAGGTGCATGAACCGTCTAAAAAGGAATCAAAGTTCAGCCTCCTCAGGAATAGAAGCCTGAAAAATACATGGCCCACATAAGTAGTTGCAGTCGGTAAGGACAATGACATCTTGAATAATTTGAGATACTCTTCTATTACTTGTGGCGTACTTGACTTCAACATCTTTAGAAGATCCAAAaggcatcaaaaactaattacTAGGTCATGCTTTCTTTCATTCTCTCAAGCCACCACAAGTAAGATACATGTACTGAGCAGACAAGAATAGCTCATGACTTGAGAGATATCTGAATAGGTAATTACCTTCAACATAGAAGATAAAGCACCTCAAGGATTCTAGCATCTCTAGCATGGCACGCAGCTGTAAACCTATGAGGCTGAAGCAACTCATCTTTCCCGTTGTAAAGATCCCGCAGACTTTCACCCAAGAGAGGAAATAAATTGCTTCCAAAGATCATAATCCCTCAGCAGAGGCTGGGATCAAACGAATAGTTGTTCAATGAAGTAGAATCATATTCTGCTTCAATTCGCTGCCTCAAGGATGCAATATTTGATTGAAACTTAGGAGTTGCAGGACATAACCATACATCCCCTAATGCATATCTTTCTCAAAAGCAACATGAAAGTCCCTCTTCAAGGTTCAAGAATAGAGATCCCAACTGACCAACACCCACTTGTCATCAGAATAGGTCAAAATTCTATGTAAATCAGTAAAGTTGGTTAAAAGTTTCAGTTCCACTTTCAAATTATCAATCTGTTCATGTGGATCTTTTTCATCTATACCATGAGAAAATGACAAGGTCCTCCACCATCT
This portion of the Coffea eugenioides isolate CCC68of chromosome 11, Ceug_1.0, whole genome shotgun sequence genome encodes:
- the LOC113753318 gene encoding cytosolic sulfotransferase 14-like, with protein sequence MAITELNKSQSRNEAQGEQQQLSEECQELLNTLPKERGWRTQHLYLFQGFWCQPKEIQAIMSVQRNFIAQDSDVVLATIPKSGTTWLKAIAFTIMNRKNIPVKNDHHPLLTSNPHELVPFLEYKLYADNCIPDFSTIPCPRLLATHMPFSALPQSVKESGCRVVYLARNPFDTFVSIWHFMEKLRPESFGCLSFEEAFDMYCRGVVGYGPYWDHLLGYWNQSLERTQKVLFLKYEEMKEDTNSQLKKLAEFLGLPFSIEEEKGGVVDEISRLCSFQTLKDMEVNKNGKGAIFADSENKDLFRKGQVGDWINHMTPSMVDQLRNIMDKKLSGSNLSFQLLQAQRQKVFECACDIGSL